In Caulobacter soli, one genomic interval encodes:
- a CDS encoding lasso peptide biosynthesis B2 protein, translating to MTYGLRPGVSFCEAEGRVIVLDVVADRYFQLGPGPATCLRALVAGETSAGDVSALVACGLLVKDAEGARRGVAPFCWPQARGSVGEAARAGGRARMVDLIGVSVALARAWMLLETWPFARVLARLSARKPRLSILGPGPEAEAWAARFTACRSLLPLKAVCLRDSLALLEFLADKGLVADLVIGVEVAPFSAHCWVQAADQALNDTVLRVRRHTPILAV from the coding sequence ATGACCTATGGGTTGCGCCCCGGCGTCAGTTTCTGCGAGGCCGAAGGCCGGGTGATCGTCCTTGATGTCGTGGCGGACCGCTATTTTCAGCTGGGCCCCGGGCCGGCGACGTGTCTGCGCGCGCTCGTGGCCGGCGAGACCTCGGCTGGCGATGTGAGCGCCCTGGTCGCTTGCGGCCTCCTGGTCAAGGACGCCGAGGGCGCCCGGCGCGGCGTGGCGCCGTTCTGCTGGCCGCAGGCGCGCGGCAGCGTCGGCGAAGCGGCCCGGGCGGGCGGGCGGGCGCGGATGGTCGATCTGATCGGCGTGTCCGTGGCTCTGGCGCGCGCCTGGATGCTGCTGGAAACCTGGCCCTTCGCGCGGGTCCTGGCGCGGTTGTCGGCGCGCAAGCCGCGCCTGTCGATCCTGGGGCCTGGACCGGAGGCCGAGGCGTGGGCGGCTCGGTTCACCGCCTGCAGAAGCCTGTTGCCGCTCAAGGCCGTCTGCCTTCGCGACTCCCTGGCCCTGCTCGAATTCCTGGCCGACAAGGGTCTGGTCGCGGATCTGGTGATCGGCGTGGAGGTCGCGCCGTTCTCCGCCCATTGCTGGGTCCAGGCCGCCGACCAGGCGCTCAACGACACCGTGCTGCGGGTGCGCCGCCACACCCCGATCCTGGCGGTGTGA
- a CDS encoding asparagine synthase-related protein — MRFLAVPGASRLSAAPSRAALAVRLAQAGLTCVTDEEDLLLFADASLPLLRLPGARGAVLGHVFAGDRRLDDLSPHQVDISESGGRWLVERCWGRYVAFVLAGPGRRLRVLRDPSGGLSCYRVGDRRAPVFCSDLATALAAGLPRPAIDWRSVAHDLLYRRVRGARTSLVEVDELLPGLTWASDPPGGATELAWDPWSHAAAGRRLNSPAQAADLLRQEVVRCVGALGAAFPRLTLELSGGLDSSIVAMGLAGHQGALAVNCVSPGPEGDERDYARAAAAAARLELEERVLGTAGFDPAAAPTPCLARPGRPMVLRSAHDAVLDHVARHGSHAVFNGAGGDSLFCALNTAAPVVDRFRTEGPSLGVLRTIGDVAALHGCSIWTVARLAWRSRRRPFDAAKGADAAFLRAEALPAALDLHPWLAAAPPDASLARLRHLAAITFIQGYIEGQGRSSTLPTVAPLLAQPLLELCLRIPTWEWMSGGRDRAIARLAFAGRAPDAVIYRRSKGAIDHFVIALFEAGRAQIRMLLLDGLLAQNGVIDVPAVAAALDRPEHLRARDAHRLLDLADAEAWARSWAIPPAPVRATAAPTS; from the coding sequence ATGCGGTTCCTGGCGGTCCCCGGCGCATCCCGCCTGTCCGCCGCCCCGAGCCGGGCGGCGCTTGCCGTGCGGCTGGCCCAGGCGGGACTGACATGCGTGACGGACGAGGAGGACCTGCTCCTGTTCGCCGACGCCAGCTTGCCGCTCCTGCGGCTGCCGGGCGCGCGGGGCGCGGTGCTGGGCCATGTCTTCGCCGGCGATCGGCGTCTGGACGACCTGTCGCCTCACCAGGTCGACATCAGCGAGAGCGGCGGCCGATGGCTGGTCGAGCGATGCTGGGGCCGTTATGTCGCCTTCGTTCTGGCCGGCCCGGGCCGCCGGCTGAGGGTGCTGCGCGATCCGTCCGGCGGCCTGTCCTGCTACAGGGTGGGCGATCGCCGCGCGCCGGTCTTCTGTTCGGACCTGGCCACGGCCTTGGCCGCCGGTCTGCCGCGGCCGGCGATCGACTGGCGCAGCGTCGCCCACGACCTGCTTTATCGTCGAGTGCGCGGCGCCCGCACGAGCCTGGTGGAAGTGGACGAGCTGCTGCCCGGCCTGACCTGGGCGTCCGATCCGCCAGGCGGCGCGACCGAGTTGGCCTGGGATCCCTGGTCTCATGCCGCCGCCGGGCGGCGGCTCAATTCGCCGGCTCAGGCCGCCGACCTGCTGCGCCAGGAGGTGGTCCGGTGCGTCGGCGCTCTGGGCGCGGCTTTTCCCCGCCTGACCCTGGAGCTGTCCGGAGGCCTGGACTCCTCGATCGTCGCCATGGGCCTCGCCGGCCACCAGGGCGCGCTGGCCGTCAACTGCGTATCGCCAGGCCCCGAGGGCGACGAGCGCGACTATGCCCGGGCCGCGGCGGCGGCGGCCCGTCTTGAGCTGGAGGAGCGGGTGCTGGGGACGGCCGGCTTCGATCCCGCCGCGGCGCCGACGCCCTGTCTCGCCCGTCCGGGGCGTCCGATGGTGTTGCGGTCGGCGCATGACGCGGTGCTGGACCATGTCGCGCGGCATGGGTCGCACGCCGTCTTCAACGGGGCGGGCGGCGACAGTCTGTTTTGCGCGCTCAACACCGCCGCCCCAGTGGTCGATCGATTCCGGACCGAAGGACCGAGCCTGGGGGTGTTGCGCACGATCGGCGACGTGGCGGCTCTGCACGGCTGCTCGATATGGACCGTCGCCCGTCTGGCGTGGCGATCGCGTCGCCGTCCGTTCGACGCGGCCAAGGGCGCGGACGCCGCCTTCCTGCGGGCCGAGGCCTTGCCGGCGGCCCTGGACCTGCATCCGTGGCTGGCGGCCGCGCCGCCGGACGCATCCCTGGCGCGCTTGCGCCATCTGGCCGCCATCACCTTCATCCAGGGCTATATCGAAGGTCAGGGGCGTTCGTCGACCCTGCCGACCGTCGCACCCTTGCTGGCCCAGCCGTTGCTCGAACTGTGCCTGCGGATCCCGACCTGGGAGTGGATGTCGGGCGGCCGTGACCGCGCCATTGCTCGGCTGGCCTTCGCCGGACGGGCGCCGGACGCCGTGATCTATCGCCGCTCCAAGGGCGCGATCGATCATTTCGTGATCGCTCTGTTCGAGGCCGGCCGCGCCCAGATCAGGATGCTGCTGCTGGACGGGCTTCTGGCGCAAAACGGGGTCATCGACGTCCCCGCCGTGGCCGCGGCCCTGGATCGTCCCGAACACCTGCGCGCCCGGGACGCTCACCGCTTGCTCGACCTGGCCGACGCCGAGGCATGGGCCCGGTCGTGGGCCATCCCGCCGGCGCCGGTCAGGGCGACGGCCGCGCCGACTTCATAG
- a CDS encoding Atxe2 family lasso peptide isopeptidase encodes MVLAALLSAWPAAAGPGMRDLIETVDISSLALSPDGRRVVFRQDQASIERNRQDLSWWIVDLDGKTAPRRLADGGDALWRDYGILHAEAPRWSPDSRSVYFRALIDGAVQVWRAPLDGGAARRLTRDPANVSAFGLAANGLLVYAVGATRDEIVQAEARQRDEGVRIDASVDPAQNLFAAIEIEGRLASQRFVGRWFDRAPLLADQPRRYLAVDPLTQAPRAATSQEVSASGLGPAPSLGKVLGTPTVSAVSPAGRGVAQVSGEGAERVLQILRPEGGRVTCPASACRERIESLAWRGDRDEVILSTLDAAKRQTLLAWRVGDDRVRTVATGEGLLNGGGVVPTSCAVDDHTAVCVVASAAQPPRLVAWALDTGAATVLAEPNRNLAQRPATVEALTWRDKTGRLFTGQLVRPGPGAPATPWPLFVTYYRCAGFLRGGEGDEWPLSALADGGVAALCINKTPSAPGVYDAVADYNAALSGVAAAIDLLSERGLVDRSRVGMGGLSFGSEVTTWIAARSNLLAAASIASTQIEPTYYWINAMAGRDVPDLLNKVWGLGPPDITPEAWRALSPAFNVDKIRAPMLIQTPEQEYRLIPEFIARLSRSTTPSEVYAFPNEAHILVQPRHRAAAYARNLDWFRFWLQDHVDPDPAKSEQYARWRAMKSARPSP; translated from the coding sequence TTGGTCCTCGCCGCCCTGCTGTCGGCCTGGCCGGCCGCCGCCGGCCCCGGGATGCGCGACCTGATCGAGACGGTCGACATCTCCAGCCTCGCCCTGTCGCCCGACGGACGCCGGGTCGTCTTCCGTCAGGACCAGGCCTCGATCGAGCGCAATCGCCAGGATCTGTCATGGTGGATCGTCGACCTCGACGGCAAGACCGCGCCTCGCCGGCTGGCCGACGGCGGCGACGCCCTGTGGCGGGACTACGGGATCCTGCACGCCGAGGCGCCGCGCTGGTCGCCCGATTCCCGCTCGGTCTATTTCCGCGCCCTGATCGACGGCGCGGTGCAGGTCTGGCGCGCGCCGCTCGACGGCGGAGCCGCCCGGCGGCTGACCCGCGACCCGGCCAATGTCTCCGCCTTCGGCCTGGCCGCCAACGGCCTGTTGGTCTATGCGGTCGGCGCCACCCGCGACGAGATCGTCCAGGCCGAAGCCCGGCAGCGCGATGAGGGGGTGCGGATCGACGCCAGCGTCGATCCGGCGCAGAACCTGTTCGCGGCCATCGAGATCGAAGGCCGCCTGGCCAGCCAACGGTTCGTGGGCCGCTGGTTCGACCGCGCGCCGCTGCTGGCCGACCAGCCCCGGCGTTACCTGGCCGTCGATCCGCTCACCCAGGCGCCGCGCGCGGCGACCTCGCAGGAAGTCAGCGCGTCGGGCCTGGGGCCCGCGCCGAGCCTGGGCAAGGTGCTCGGAACCCCGACCGTCAGCGCCGTTTCACCGGCCGGCCGCGGCGTCGCCCAGGTCTCCGGCGAGGGGGCCGAACGCGTCTTGCAGATCCTGCGGCCGGAGGGCGGGCGCGTGACCTGCCCGGCCAGCGCCTGTCGCGAGCGGATCGAGAGCCTGGCCTGGCGCGGAGATCGGGACGAGGTGATCCTGAGCACCCTCGACGCCGCCAAGCGCCAGACCCTTCTGGCCTGGCGGGTCGGCGACGACCGGGTCCGAACGGTGGCCACCGGAGAAGGCCTGCTCAATGGCGGCGGGGTCGTGCCGACGTCCTGCGCGGTCGATGATCATACAGCCGTCTGCGTGGTCGCTTCGGCGGCCCAGCCGCCGCGCCTGGTCGCCTGGGCGCTCGACACCGGCGCCGCGACCGTCCTGGCCGAGCCCAATCGGAACCTGGCGCAACGCCCCGCCACCGTCGAGGCCCTGACCTGGCGGGACAAGACCGGCCGCCTGTTCACGGGTCAGTTGGTGCGGCCAGGTCCCGGCGCGCCGGCCACGCCCTGGCCGCTGTTCGTCACCTATTATCGCTGCGCCGGATTCCTGCGCGGCGGGGAAGGGGACGAATGGCCGCTGTCGGCCCTGGCCGACGGCGGCGTGGCGGCCTTGTGCATCAACAAGACGCCGTCCGCGCCCGGAGTCTACGACGCGGTGGCGGACTACAACGCCGCCCTGTCGGGGGTCGCCGCGGCGATCGACCTGCTGTCCGAGCGGGGCCTGGTCGACAGGTCGCGGGTCGGCATGGGCGGGCTCAGCTTCGGCAGCGAGGTCACCACCTGGATCGCGGCGCGCTCGAACCTGCTGGCCGCGGCCTCGATCGCCTCGACCCAGATCGAGCCGACCTACTACTGGATCAACGCCATGGCCGGCCGCGACGTCCCGGATCTGCTGAACAAGGTCTGGGGCCTGGGCCCGCCCGACATCACGCCCGAAGCTTGGCGCGCGCTCTCGCCCGCCTTCAATGTCGACAAGATCCGCGCGCCGATGCTGATCCAGACGCCCGAACAGGAATATCGCCTGATCCCGGAGTTCATCGCCCGGCTGTCGCGCTCGACCACGCCATCGGAGGTCTACGCCTTTCCCAACGAGGCCCACATTCTGGTTCAGCCGCGCCATCGCGCCGCCGCCTATGCCCGCAATCTCGACTGGTTCCGGTTCTGGCTGCAGGACCACGTCGATCCCGATCCGGCCAAGTCCGAACAATATGCTCGCTGGCGGGCTATGAAGTCGGCGCGGCCGTCGCCCTGA